Proteins encoded in a region of the Suncus etruscus isolate mSunEtr1 chromosome 1, mSunEtr1.pri.cur, whole genome shotgun sequence genome:
- the SKOR1 gene encoding SKI family transcriptional corepressor 1, with protein MEALTTQLGPGREGSASPNSKQELQPYSGSSALKPNQVGETSLYGVPIVSLVIDGQERLCLAQISNTLLKNYSYNEIHNRRVALGITCVQCTPVQLEILRRAGAMPISSRRCGMITKREAERLCKSFLGEHKPPKLPENFAFDVVHECAWGSRGSFIPARYNSSRAKCIKCGYCSMYFSPNKFIFHSHRTPEAKYTQPDAANFNSWRRHLKLSDKSATDELSHAWEDVKAMFNGGTRKRTFSLQGGGGASGGGSGGPGKGAGGSGAGAGGPELTPGPPPHKSLRCGGGDDEAAGPPGPPPPHPPRGLGLAAGGTGGPAGPGGPSGGAAVRSYPVIPVPSKGFGLLQKLPPPLFPHPYGFPTAFGLCPKKDDPVLGAGEPKGGPGTASGAATAAGTGAGGPGGGHLPPGPGAGPGGGAMFWGHQPSGAAKDAAAVAAAAAAATVYPTFPMFWPAAGSLPVPPYPAAQSQAKAVAAAVAAAAAAAAVAAGGAGGPEPLDGAEPAKEGGLGAEERCPSALSRGPLDEDGGDEALPPALAPLPPPPPPPPARKGSYVSAFRPVVKDAESIAKLYGSARDAYGAGPARSGAGAGYVSPDFLSEGSSSYHSASPDVDTADEPEVDVESNRFPDDEGAQDDVEPGAPGPASAAADGDLSAGPPSAASSGVVDGSTDSPDGGSPHPRRRAGLPPAGRSSFADLAADDVVRRPERSPPGGCYELREPCGPLGGSAPAKVYAPERDEHVKSAAAALGPVASYLCTPEAHEPDKEDNHSTTDDLEPRKSYPDQRSISQPSPANTDRGEDGLTLDVTGTQLVEKDIENLARDELQKLLLEQMELRKKLEREFQSLKDNFQDQMKRELAYREEMVQQLQIVRDTLCNELDQERKARYAIQQKLKEAHDALHHFSCKMLTPRHCTGNCSFKPPLLP; from the exons ATGGAGGCGCTCACCACCCAGCTGGGGCCGGGGCGTGAGGGAAGCGCTTCGCCCAACTCCAAACAGGAGCTGCAGCCCTACTCGGGCTCCAGCGCGCTCAAGCCCAACCAGGTGGGCGAGACGTCGCTGTACGGAGTGCCTATCGTGTCCCTGGTCATCGACGGCCAGGAGCGCCTGTGCCTGGCGCAGATCTCCAACACCCTGCTCAAGAACTACAGCTACAATGAGATCCACAACCGCCGCGTGGCCCTGGGCATCACGTGCGTCCAGTGCACGCCGGTGCAGCTGGAGATCCTGCGGCGGGCAGGGGCCATGCCCATCTCGTCGCGCCGCTGCGGCATGATCACGAAGCGCGAGGCCGAGCGCCTGTGCAAGTCGTTCCTGGGCGAGCACAAGCCGCCCAAGCTGCCGGAGAACTTCGCCTTCGACGTGGTGCACGAGTGCGCCTGGGGGTCGCGCGGCAGCTTCATCCCCGCGCGCTACAACAGCTCGCGCGCCAAGTGCATCAAGTGCGGCTACTGCAGCATGTACTTCTCCCCGAACAAGTTCATCTTCCACTCGCACCGCACGCCCGAGGCCAAGTACACGCAGCCCGACGCCGCCAACTTCAACTCGTGGCGCCGGCACCTCAAGCTCAGCGACAAGTCGGCCACCGACGAGCTCAGCCACGCCTGGGAGGACGTCAAGGCCATGTTCAACGGCGGCACGCGCAAGCGGACCTTCTCCTTGCAAGGCGGCGGCGGCGCCAGCGGCGGCGGCTCGGGCGGGCCGGGCAAGGGCGCGGGCGGCAGCGGCGCGGGCGCGGGGGGCCCCGAGCTGACCCCCGGCCCGCCGCCCCACAAGAGCCTGCGCTGCGGCGGCGGCGACGACGAGGCCGCCGGGCCTCCCGGGCCGCCGCCCCCGCACCCGCCGCGGGGACTCGGACTGGCGGCCGGCGGCACCGGCGGCCCTGCCGGCCCGGGCGGGCCTAGCGGCGGCGCGGCCGTGCGCAGCTACCCGGTCATCCCCGTGCCCAGCAAGGGCTTCGGCCTCTTGCAGAAGCTGCCCCCTccgctcttccctcacccctacgGCTTCCCCACGGCCTTCGGCCTCTGCCCCAAGAAGGACGACCCGGTGCTGGGCGCGGGCGAGCCCAAGGGAGGCCCCGGCACCGCGAGCGGCGCGGCCACGGCCGCGGGCACCGGCGCGGGGGGGCCCGGAGGCGGCCACTTGCCTCCCGGGCCCGGGGCCGGCCCGGGCGGCGGGGCCATGTTCTGGGGCCATCAGCCCTCCGGGGCAGCCAAAGACGCGGCCGCCGTGGCCGCCGCGGCCGCGGCCGCCACCGTGTACCCGACGTTCCCCATGTTCTGGCCGGCGGCGGGCAGTCTCCCGGTGCCGCCCTACCCCGCCGCGCAGAGCCAGGCCAAGGCGGTGGCGGCGGCCGTGGCGGCGGCCGCGGCGGCGGCTGCGGTGGCGGCCGGCGGTGCGGGCGGCCCGGAGCCCCTGGACGGCGCCGAGCCGGCCAAGGAGGGCGGCCTGGGCGCCGAGGAGCGCTGCCCGAGCGCGCTGTCCCGCGGGCCGCTGGACGAGGACGGCGGGGACGAGGCGCTGCCGCCCGCGCTGGCCCCGctgcccccgccgccgccgccgccgcccgcgcgcAAAGGCTCCTACGTGTCGGCCTTCCGGCCGGTGGTCAAGGACGCCGAGAGCATCGCCAAGCTGTACGGCAGCGCGCGGGACGCCTACGGCGCGGGGCCCGCGCGctccggggccggggccggctACGTGAGCCCGGACTTCCTGAGCGAGGGCAGCTCCAGCTACCACTCCGCCTCGCCCGACGTGGACACTGCGGACGAGCCCGAGGTGGACGTGGAGTCCAACCGCTTCCCCGACGACGAGGGCGCCCAGGACGACGTCGAGCCCGGCGCGCCCGGCCCGGCGAGCGCTGCTGCGGACGGCGACCTGTCCGCGGGACCCCCGTCCGCCGCGTCCTCAGGCGTGGTGGACGGCTCCACGGACTCGCCCGACGGCGGCAGCCCGCACCCCCGACGCCGAGCCGGGCTGCCCCCGGCCGGCCGCTCTTCGTTTGCGGATCTAGCTGCCGACGACGTGGTGCGGAGACCGGAGAGGAGCCCGCCTGGCGGCTGCTACGAGCTGCGGGAACCCTGCGGTCCTTTAGGGGGTTCTGCGCCGGCCAAG GTGTACGCGCCCGAGCGGGACGAGCACGTCAAGAGCGCGGCCGCAGCGCTGGGGCCTGTGgcctcctacctctgcactcccGAGGCCCATG AGCCAGATAAGGAAGACAATCACTCGACCACCGATGATTTGGAACCCAGGAAATCCTACCCAGACCAAAGGAGTATCTCACAGCCAAGCCCCGCAAATACTGACCGAG GTGAAGATGGGCTCACTCTGGATGTCACAGGAACGCAGCTGGTGGAGAAAGACATTGAGAACCTGGCCAGAG ACGAATTGCAAAAACTTCTCCTAGAGCAAATGGAGCTCCGAAAGAAGCTGGAGCGGGAATTTCAGAGTCTCAAAG ATAATTTTCAGGATCAAATGAAGAGGGAATTGGCTTATCGAGAAGAAATGGTGCAACAGCTGCAAATTGTCAGAG ACACTCTGTGCAATGAACTGGATCAGGAGCGGAAGGCACGCTACGCCATCCAGCAGAAGTTAAAAG AAGCCCACGACGCTCTCCACCACTTCTCCTGCAAGATGCTGACCCCTCGCCACTGCACCGGCAACTGCTCCTTCAAGCCCCCGCTATTGCCCTAG